Below is a genomic region from Pseudomonadota bacterium.
GCGAGAGCAGCGGCACGTCCGTTAGCTCAGACCTGAACCGAACCTCGCTTACCTCGACCGGCAAGCCGGGGTCTACCTTCGGGATCACGGCTGCGTCGTAGAGGCGGAGCCCCTTCGAGGCCGCGTCCGGGTCGAAGGCGACTCGTCGCGCCTTTCGCCAGTCGCGGCCTAAACCAAGTGCGAGAATCTGAGAGATGCGGTCCCGGAGACCGACGGTGAGCTCGTGACGCCCGGAGACCTCCTCCCAGAGCTGCGCGATTGAGATCCCTTTCCCGCCCTTCTCGAGGATGAACGATGCGATGACTACGTCGGTCCCCTGCGGAGGGAGCAGCTGCTCCAGGCGGAACGGATGGCTTCGATGCGGGCCCGTGCTCGACTTCACCTCCACCCGTTGTCTGCCGGCCACGAAGTCATGGAGCGCGCTAGGGTCTGCGTGCCATGCTGCGGCCGCTTGACGGATTTTAGGAGCGAGTGCCATCAAGAACAGCTCACCCCACAGCCCTTGCAACGATGTGCGTGGAGGCGCTTCCAGCGCTCGAAACAGCTCGACCAGCTTCCCGACTGCGCCAGCGACATCTCCCTCGGTCGGGGTGTCGGGGAGAGCAGCGACCATTCCCGAAAGGGAGCGCAAGAAATACTCACGGAGCATGGAATCGTCAGTCGTGCACTTCAGCACCGCGAGGGACTCGACCGATTCGGTCGCCCCTTCGACCCGTACGCGACACACGCAGCGCGGCCGGAACGAAAGGTTGCGGAGCTCAAGCGGAGACACCGCTGCGGTACCGCAAGAGGCTTCAGGCGCGACAAGCAACGTAGGGTTTCCTTGCGGATCCTTGGCCACCCTGTAGTTCGGCCGTCCATCCACGGCAAGTGCCGTGTAAAGATCCCCAGAGCCTGAGAGATCCGCGAGACGGCCGTACAGCGCGAGGAGATCTTCCATGTATTAGTCGTCGTGCACGAGGATGGCTTCGTATTGGCCTATCCTGATCGCGACGGCCCGAATACCTTCGAGTACCCGATCACCCTCGCGAAGCGTCAGCGAATGGACCTGCAACGTTGGGAGGTTTGGATCACGAAATGCCCGGTCGCCGGGGTACGACTCCGGCCCGGCGCTGGAAGGCCCCTGGAATAGCCGGAACGACTTGCCGAAAGCGCGTTCCCTCACTCCACCTCCGTCCATCAGATAGACACGACATCGCGTCTGCTCATCCCGATCCAAGAGCGTCTTTAGGTTGCAGTTTGCCACGCAAAGACCCAGGGCGTCGTCCTCGAAAAAATAGGAGAGCGGAACCAAGACCCGCTCAAAAATATCCTTCAAAAAGGCAACTGCGTAGCGATGGCGTGGATAGTGCTCGTCCGGTTGGTATTCAAGCCCGTCCAGCTGAGCCAACACCGTTGTGTTGTGTCGACCGTCCTCAGGCGAGATATGTGGGGCTCGCGGGGCGAACCAACCGTTACTTAAGCTCGCCCGCATCCAAGGGCTCGAGAGAACATTTCTGCGCGTCGGCGCAAGCCGCTGGTCGAGGTAGAAAAGGCGCCGCCAATCCTGAAGAGGCCGTCCGCGATGCTCCTTCAGCCGGGAACGCATGTCCTCCTCATGGATCACATAGGCAGCGTACACGTCACGTATGTTCGGTTGTAGATAGACTCGGCAATAGCCAAGGTACTCGCTGTGGTATCCAAAGA
It encodes:
- a CDS encoding PD-(D/E)XK motif protein, with protein sequence MEDLLALYGRLADLSGSGDLYTALAVDGRPNYRVAKDPQGNPTLLVAPEASCGTAAVSPLELRNLSFRPRCVCRVRVEGATESVESLAVLKCTTDDSMLREYFLRSLSGMVAALPDTPTEGDVAGAVGKLVELFRALEAPPRTSLQGLWGELFLMALAPKIRQAAAAWHADPSALHDFVAGRQRVEVKSSTGPHRSHPFRLEQLLPPQGTDVVIASFILEKGGKGISIAQLWEEVSGRHELTVGLRDRISQILALGLGRDWRKARRVAFDPDAASKGLRLYDAAVIPKVDPGLPVEVSEVRFRSELTDVPLLSRAEVVRRGSLFEAMFG